A genomic window from Luteolibacter sp. LG18 includes:
- a CDS encoding transcriptional repressor translates to MAHHHHPAKPVTVTVQDFIDRCREAGLRRTKALEELIATLLESGRPMTLAELASSERLTSQCDKATVFRLLQRLTEKGFVRRLGLHERAAYFTLLVPGRHQDYLICTECGTIEPVKAPCPVHELEEEIRVKTGYKNLYHELEFFGVCPKCA, encoded by the coding sequence ATGGCCCACCATCACCATCCCGCGAAACCCGTCACCGTCACGGTCCAGGATTTCATCGACCGCTGCCGGGAGGCGGGGCTGCGCCGCACCAAGGCGCTGGAGGAGCTGATCGCCACGCTATTGGAGAGCGGTCGTCCCATGACGCTGGCGGAACTGGCGTCCTCGGAGCGGCTCACCAGCCAGTGCGACAAGGCGACGGTGTTCCGGCTGCTGCAGCGGCTCACGGAGAAGGGCTTCGTGCGGCGGCTCGGGCTGCACGAACGCGCGGCCTACTTCACCCTGCTCGTGCCCGGGCGGCACCAGGATTACCTGATCTGTACCGAGTGCGGCACCATCGAGCCGGTGAAGGCCCCGTGCCCGGTGCATGAGCTGGAGGAAGAGATCCGCGTGAAGACGGGGTACAAGAACCTGTATCACGAGCTGGAATTCTTCGGCGTGTGCCCGAAGTGCGCGTGA
- the tilS gene encoding tRNA lysidine(34) synthetase TilS, with protein MPYVPEIPWLKETPHAHKFLIGVSGGADSVALLHLLLGAGFRKLIVCHLNHGLRGQVANLDAGFVAELCAAHGLACEIDTQDVAALAEASGKSFETAGREARHRFFAACAKRHRCPRVLLAHHADDRAETVLWNLLRGSYGAKGMREHQKITVDGRELELIRPLLGVRRWELRRHLHELDLPWREDATNAEPITARNRLRHEAIPQLSHISGRDAVPSLWRAADAGEDQDEILTWALERAKVLDPQGRLHVPAMRELPPALQRAAIFRFLHSNGVGDLDRELLKQAAALLVPENKSACVNLPGGRHLRRRGGRMVVE; from the coding sequence GTGCCCTACGTGCCGGAGATCCCGTGGCTGAAAGAAACGCCGCACGCCCACAAGTTCCTGATCGGCGTGTCCGGTGGCGCGGACTCCGTTGCCCTCCTCCACCTCCTGCTCGGCGCGGGCTTCCGCAAGCTCATCGTCTGCCACCTCAACCACGGCCTGCGCGGCCAGGTCGCCAATCTCGACGCCGGTTTCGTGGCCGAACTCTGCGCCGCCCACGGGCTGGCTTGCGAGATCGACACCCAGGACGTCGCCGCGCTGGCGGAGGCGTCCGGGAAATCCTTCGAGACCGCCGGCCGCGAGGCCCGCCACCGCTTCTTCGCAGCCTGCGCGAAACGCCACCGCTGCCCGCGCGTGCTGCTCGCCCACCACGCCGACGACCGAGCTGAAACCGTGCTCTGGAATCTACTACGCGGATCGTACGGAGCGAAGGGCATGCGCGAGCACCAGAAGATCACCGTCGATGGCCGCGAGCTGGAATTGATCCGCCCGTTGCTCGGCGTACGCCGCTGGGAACTCCGCCGCCACCTCCACGAGCTCGACCTGCCGTGGCGCGAGGACGCCACCAACGCCGAACCGATCACCGCCCGCAACCGTCTCCGCCACGAGGCGATCCCGCAGCTCTCCCACATCAGCGGCCGCGATGCCGTGCCCTCACTGTGGCGCGCCGCCGACGCCGGCGAGGACCAGGACGAGATCCTCACCTGGGCCTTGGAGCGCGCCAAGGTCCTCGATCCCCAGGGCCGCCTCCACGTCCCCGCGATGCGCGAGCTCCCGCCCGCCCTGCAACGCGCCGCAATCTTCCGTTTCCTCCACTCCAACGGCGTCGGCGACCTCGACCGCGAGTTGCTCAAACAAGCCGCCGCGCTACTGGTTCCCGAAAACAAATCCGCCTGCGTCAATCTCCCCGGCGGCCGCCACCTGCGCCGCCGTGGCGGCCGGATGGTGGTCGAGTAG
- a CDS encoding agmatine deiminase family protein, producing MTAAAQGFSMPAEWTRQQAVWLSWPVDDPRHWGGSKRDLIWAKFAEIAAGISRHEPCRINAPAADHAAIRAACNRAKAVPEHIELFDHPHNDVWCRDHGPIFVKHHETGELAVTDWGFNAWGGKFPPYDLDDSIPRQIADTLGLRRFEGGMILEGGAIEINGRGQLLTTEAVLLNPNRNPHLSREQMEQKLRDTLGVSDILWLKQGIEGDDTDGHIDDLARFANEKTIVACREKDRSSPNYPVLEDNWSRLNSFGFDVVEIALPEACEVPGWRLPVLPASYVNFLIVNGGVLVPTFRQARNDDRALGLIRELFPGREVTGIDCLDLVEEGGTLHCISQQQPASGL from the coding sequence GTGACCGCCGCCGCCCAAGGATTCTCGATGCCCGCCGAATGGACCCGCCAGCAAGCCGTGTGGCTGTCTTGGCCCGTGGACGACCCGCGCCACTGGGGCGGTAGCAAGCGCGACCTGATCTGGGCGAAATTCGCCGAAATCGCCGCCGGGATTTCCCGCCACGAACCGTGCCGGATCAACGCCCCCGCCGCCGACCATGCCGCGATCCGCGCGGCATGCAACCGCGCCAAGGCGGTGCCCGAGCATATCGAACTGTTCGACCACCCGCACAACGACGTCTGGTGCCGCGATCACGGCCCGATTTTCGTGAAGCACCATGAAACCGGCGAACTCGCCGTGACCGATTGGGGCTTCAACGCCTGGGGCGGCAAGTTTCCGCCCTACGATCTCGATGACTCGATCCCGCGTCAGATCGCGGACACCCTCGGCCTGCGCCGTTTCGAAGGCGGCATGATCCTCGAAGGCGGTGCCATCGAAATCAATGGCCGCGGCCAGCTCCTCACCACCGAGGCGGTGCTGCTCAATCCGAACCGCAACCCGCACCTGAGCCGCGAGCAGATGGAGCAAAAGCTCCGCGACACCCTCGGCGTGTCCGACATCCTCTGGCTGAAACAAGGCATCGAAGGCGATGACACCGACGGCCACATCGACGACCTCGCGCGTTTCGCAAACGAGAAGACCATCGTCGCCTGCCGCGAAAAGGACCGCTCCTCGCCGAACTATCCGGTGCTGGAGGACAACTGGAGCCGGCTGAATTCCTTCGGCTTCGACGTAGTGGAAATCGCCCTGCCGGAAGCCTGCGAGGTCCCCGGCTGGCGCTTGCCGGTGCTGCCCGCGTCCTATGTGAATTTCCTCATCGTGAACGGCGGCGTGCTCGTCCCCACCTTCCGCCAGGCCCGCAACGACGACCGCGCGCTCGGCCTGATCCGCGAGCTCTTCCCCGGCCGCGAGGTCACCGGCATCGATTGCCTGGATCTCGTCGAGGAAGGCGGCACGCTGCACTGCATTTCCCAGCAGCAGCCCGCTTCTGGCCTCTGA
- a CDS encoding metallophosphoesterase: MKRRGFLGSVTGGVVAGAAGLTRAAETPAAAETPAQALRTTAAVHMAPRADGLEVVWAVSRLARGWVEWKGSDGTTGKAHEDAYGFVPQGDRIVRVRVSGLKPGATYQVRTVTESGDAAKTRDESPWKNFRPLDGKAATTKFVVWNDTHQNEETLKRLHTATPAADFLLWNGDTCNNWDKEEWLAPTLLSPAGQDVSEGRPMFVVWGNHDVRGKWAFKMPEIIATPSDRPFYAFRSGPVAFICLHTGEDKPDDHPSFGGRVAFELLRVQQAEWMKQVIQQPEFRDAPYRVVFCHIPLRWTKENPKDYAGGGYDDFSRFSREAWHDVLVQWKTQIVVSGHTHQTAWIPGTKEFPYAQLVGGGPKPQAATFIEGTADKSALKFTMKDLDGKVLQEVSFKALA, translated from the coding sequence ATGAAGCGACGTGGATTTCTTGGCAGTGTGACGGGTGGAGTGGTGGCTGGAGCGGCGGGGTTGACCCGTGCGGCGGAAACTCCAGCGGCGGCGGAGACCCCGGCGCAGGCGCTGCGGACCACGGCGGCGGTTCACATGGCCCCGCGCGCGGATGGCCTGGAGGTGGTGTGGGCGGTGAGCCGCCTCGCCCGCGGTTGGGTGGAGTGGAAGGGCTCGGATGGCACCACCGGCAAGGCCCACGAGGATGCCTACGGCTTCGTGCCGCAGGGCGACCGCATCGTGCGGGTGCGCGTGTCCGGCCTGAAACCGGGGGCCACGTACCAGGTCCGCACGGTGACCGAGTCCGGCGATGCCGCGAAGACGCGCGACGAAAGCCCGTGGAAGAATTTCCGCCCGCTCGATGGCAAGGCCGCCACGACGAAGTTCGTCGTTTGGAACGACACCCACCAGAACGAGGAAACCCTCAAGCGCCTCCACACCGCCACCCCGGCCGCCGATTTCCTGCTGTGGAACGGCGACACCTGCAACAACTGGGACAAGGAAGAGTGGCTCGCGCCGACCTTGCTGAGCCCCGCCGGGCAGGACGTCAGCGAAGGCCGACCGATGTTCGTGGTGTGGGGCAATCACGACGTCCGCGGGAAGTGGGCGTTCAAGATGCCCGAGATCATCGCCACGCCGAGCGACCGTCCGTTCTACGCCTTCCGCAGTGGTCCGGTGGCTTTCATCTGCCTGCACACCGGCGAGGACAAGCCGGACGACCATCCCAGCTTCGGTGGCCGCGTGGCCTTCGAGCTGCTGCGGGTGCAGCAGGCGGAATGGATGAAGCAGGTGATCCAGCAGCCGGAGTTCCGGGACGCACCCTACCGGGTCGTGTTCTGCCACATCCCGCTACGCTGGACGAAGGAGAACCCGAAGGACTACGCGGGCGGTGGCTACGACGATTTCAGCCGCTTCAGCCGCGAGGCCTGGCATGACGTGCTGGTGCAGTGGAAGACGCAGATCGTGGTCTCCGGCCACACCCACCAGACCGCGTGGATCCCGGGCACGAAGGAGTTTCCGTATGCCCAGCTCGTCGGCGGTGGTCCGAAGCCACAGGCCGCGACGTTCATCGAGGGAACCGCGGACAAGAGCGCGCTCAAGTTCACGATGAAGGATCTCGATGGCAAGGTGCTCCAGGAAGTTTCGTTCAAGGCGCTGGCGTGA
- a CDS encoding DUF5722 domain-containing protein: MQVFPGVLVIAAALCLTARAADVPCAIDPASAHHLAITKADDGSWELRTQGHDPYVFLSALPPGATAEGRTVLELGYFSTTGTDHFQVFVNPPCREDTSVRGAGIVPAQGWSTQSLDLAPALKKAGAPPKNLRLDFGTQPDKVIRLRSLTLRPMNAAEIARRDQDEEKARLRQQLTDRLKQYLAASYASVIDHVTIVDQQVVIEGYVAPGIAKVAIAELPMEREAYLDPPPAPGLELQLDERRRFHLELPRMAGGLDRMFSKWRLVGDGAPVSTARHADSVVAGDAPPVEMPVGRKGIGGFHHGGPVEDIAALGVGSATVNLPLGTLLRLTPGPGRTEFQHGGKTWYVDDRTVAGFDATLKAAADRHLIVSGILLLPQVRGFADPEVGRRMVHPEADPAGIYTMPNVTTAEGVATYAAAVDFLATRYSRPDKRFGRIHHWILHNEVNSGWIWTNAGDQTVERYTDLYVRSMRIVHLIASQHDPASKVFVSLEHDWNKPYGLHCYPGKTMLELIAALCRAEGDFEWALAFHPYPSDLMEPKAWNDKDATASFDTPKITYKNLEVLDAWMRRPEMLFQGQPRDIHLTEQGVNSRDYSEVSLREQAAGMAYAWNKLKPLSTIKVFDYHNWIDNRAEGGLRIGLRKFPDEQGDPLGKKPVWEVYRALDTPDEAATTGFAKPLIGIREWSEVKMAAPTR; encoded by the coding sequence ATGCAGGTTTTCCCGGGTGTGCTCGTGATCGCCGCCGCGCTGTGCCTCACAGCGCGTGCGGCGGATGTGCCTTGTGCCATCGATCCCGCGAGCGCCCACCATCTGGCGATCACGAAGGCGGACGACGGCTCGTGGGAATTGCGGACCCAGGGCCACGATCCCTATGTGTTCCTCTCCGCCCTGCCGCCGGGTGCGACGGCGGAGGGGCGCACGGTGCTGGAGCTCGGGTATTTCAGCACCACCGGCACGGACCATTTCCAGGTGTTCGTGAATCCGCCGTGCCGGGAGGATACCAGCGTGCGAGGGGCAGGGATCGTGCCCGCGCAAGGGTGGTCCACGCAGTCGTTGGATCTCGCGCCCGCGTTGAAGAAGGCGGGGGCTCCGCCGAAGAACCTGCGCCTCGATTTCGGCACGCAGCCGGACAAGGTGATCCGGCTGCGCTCGCTGACACTGCGTCCGATGAACGCGGCTGAGATCGCGCGCCGCGATCAGGACGAGGAGAAGGCGCGGTTGCGGCAGCAGCTCACCGACCGGCTGAAGCAATACCTTGCCGCGTCTTATGCGTCGGTCATCGATCACGTGACCATCGTGGACCAGCAGGTGGTCATCGAGGGATACGTGGCCCCGGGGATCGCGAAGGTGGCGATCGCCGAGCTGCCGATGGAGCGTGAGGCTTATTTGGATCCGCCACCAGCGCCGGGCTTGGAGTTGCAGTTGGATGAGCGGCGTCGGTTTCATCTGGAGCTGCCGCGGATGGCAGGCGGTCTCGACCGGATGTTTTCGAAATGGCGGCTGGTCGGTGATGGCGCTCCGGTGTCCACCGCGCGCCATGCGGACAGCGTCGTGGCGGGCGACGCGCCTCCGGTCGAAATGCCAGTGGGCAGGAAGGGAATCGGCGGTTTCCATCATGGCGGACCGGTGGAGGACATCGCCGCGTTGGGGGTTGGCTCGGCCACGGTGAACCTGCCGCTCGGCACCTTGCTGCGTCTCACGCCCGGACCGGGGCGGACGGAGTTTCAACATGGCGGGAAGACGTGGTATGTGGATGACCGCACGGTGGCGGGATTCGATGCCACGTTGAAGGCCGCGGCGGATCGTCATCTCATTGTCTCCGGCATCCTGCTGCTGCCTCAGGTCAGGGGCTTCGCCGATCCCGAGGTGGGTCGGCGCATGGTTCATCCCGAGGCCGATCCGGCGGGCATCTACACGATGCCGAATGTGACCACCGCGGAAGGCGTGGCGACTTATGCGGCGGCCGTGGATTTCCTCGCCACCCGATACAGTCGTCCGGACAAGCGCTTTGGCCGCATCCATCACTGGATCCTGCACAACGAGGTGAACTCGGGATGGATCTGGACGAACGCGGGCGATCAGACGGTGGAGCGTTACACGGATCTCTATGTCCGCTCGATGCGGATCGTGCACCTCATCGCGTCCCAGCATGATCCGGCGTCGAAGGTGTTTGTCTCGCTTGAGCACGATTGGAACAAGCCGTATGGCCTGCACTGTTATCCGGGGAAGACGATGCTGGAACTCATCGCTGCGCTATGCCGGGCCGAGGGCGATTTCGAATGGGCGCTCGCGTTCCATCCCTATCCCTCCGACCTAATGGAGCCGAAGGCGTGGAACGACAAGGATGCCACCGCTTCATTCGACACGCCGAAAATCACCTACAAGAACCTGGAGGTGCTGGACGCATGGATGCGGCGTCCGGAGATGTTGTTCCAAGGGCAGCCGCGGGACATCCATCTCACCGAGCAGGGGGTGAATTCACGTGATTACTCGGAGGTCTCCCTGCGCGAGCAGGCGGCGGGGATGGCCTATGCCTGGAACAAGCTCAAGCCGCTCTCCACGATCAAGGTGTTCGATTACCACAACTGGATCGACAACCGCGCCGAGGGCGGACTGCGCATCGGCTTGCGGAAGTTTCCGGATGAACAGGGCGATCCGCTCGGCAAGAAGCCGGTGTGGGAGGTTTACCGCGCTCTCGATACTCCGGACGAAGCGGCCACCACCGGATTCGCGAAGCCGCTCATCGGGATCAGGGAGTGGAGCGAGGTGAAGATGGCGGCGCCGACGAGGTGA
- a CDS encoding DMT family protein has translation MPGLRTILLLCISNVFMTFAWYGHLKELKSKPWWIAAFISWGVALFEYLFQVPANRIGSQVFTTAQLKIIQEVITLTLFVPFAVFFMKEKLSWNYAYAGLCLAGAVFFMFRK, from the coding sequence ATGCCCGGCCTGCGAACGATCCTGCTGCTCTGCATTTCGAACGTCTTCATGACCTTCGCGTGGTACGGCCACCTGAAGGAACTGAAGAGCAAGCCATGGTGGATCGCGGCCTTCATTTCCTGGGGCGTGGCCTTGTTCGAATACCTCTTCCAAGTCCCCGCGAACCGGATCGGTTCGCAGGTGTTCACGACCGCTCAACTCAAGATTATCCAGGAGGTGATCACACTCACCTTGTTCGTGCCCTTCGCGGTCTTCTTCATGAAAGAGAAGCTCTCCTGGAACTACGCCTACGCCGGCCTGTGCCTCGCGGGCGCGGTGTTCTTCATGTTCCGGAAGTGA
- a CDS encoding Calx-beta domain-containing protein has product MKSDPSAALAQVLSYSQLQALPAAVRAECEKPWSATGSIDLRWESSPREADHAHCDHQNIAYVGNDHWRIRGPEFMEPQLPRTNAPMQGYLIGDELLLEASAVHPVAGAELTAAKELFPVGNPSVDPVAGVQADPAIAAVVGGKLHYFASTASLQTIEDRLAQATRDAEATKTTALNHGMAFLEASSGSSGGSTPVEATPYLGNAINVLFIRVDFSDFPGEPVSKSALESTLSIVNGYVNSYSYGQASVAYTVTPTYYRMPATGASYATAGNNDGLMSAAKTLATNAGYNLANYSVVAVYFPSLSGVANSQITYGGLASVGGGNHWINGANDASTITHEFGHNYGLFHANYWDPDHDFSGIADYNDPAGNSYEYGDLTDTMGYEANGANGYFNPFETRRLEWMPSNKVVEPTGTGTWRISRFDDPSALSNQTLALRVPMGGSRYYWVGLRKRYTTPTNFLNAAYVVAEGLYAGRSNLIDMTPNSSGSATNDRRDAGLIVGASYYDSSAGVKFETLASGGTAPNEWIDVKVTFDPRISIVDTTPEVDEKAGTALVTVRRSYGATAAASVGFATANGTATAGTDYYTASGTLTWAAGDNTDRVIRVPIRPDASNEGRETFTVQLSGATGATLDGAASTATVTIVDAGKQLLKFAPGFFNLKATTNAPLPDGKVLIGGLISPASGEYQDVHNFTRLNADGSVDTSFLTGSGFDAEVLKIVVQPDGKILVGGLFTTYNGVTANRLVRLNSNGTLDTAFMTAMGAGPSGGVNVRALAVESTGAILVGGDFSSFSGTSTEGLIRLTSTGAPDTATPLTLPFATSWNSAVYDLIAQDDGKIMVAGSFYIGPGAPYRPGVARLNANGSRDTTFDPGAGPYGATVTTLGTVTCIARQSDGKYVLGGIFSNYDGHPVSNLVRTNANGTWDSSFSGPTFNSTPQDVVAQGSGGIVVGGWFTSPANYLIRLTSTGATDSSFLSGTGPGGSVYSVVEGPDGALFVGGNFFTYDGVTSRPIVKVAGGTSPYQLWAISSFTAAQFTAGLTDPEDDTDGDGVRNGTEFALGTNPRVGGTVAAGTTTLATSGPNRYLQLSLDRSASVGGLWAVAQFSSDLVTWAPAAPVPGSNATYDVIEDTGAKFTVRDKTAVSSSAKRFGRIVFKMPQ; this is encoded by the coding sequence ATGAAGAGCGATCCGTCCGCGGCGCTGGCGCAGGTTCTTTCCTACTCGCAACTTCAAGCGCTTCCCGCGGCGGTCCGTGCCGAGTGCGAGAAGCCCTGGAGTGCCACCGGCAGCATCGACCTGCGCTGGGAGTCGTCGCCCCGCGAGGCGGACCACGCCCACTGCGATCACCAGAACATCGCCTATGTGGGGAACGACCATTGGCGGATCCGCGGACCGGAGTTCATGGAGCCCCAATTGCCGCGGACGAACGCCCCGATGCAGGGCTATCTCATCGGCGACGAGCTGCTGCTGGAAGCCTCCGCGGTTCATCCGGTGGCGGGTGCGGAGCTGACGGCGGCGAAGGAGCTTTTCCCGGTGGGCAACCCATCGGTCGATCCGGTGGCCGGCGTGCAGGCCGATCCGGCGATCGCCGCGGTGGTGGGGGGAAAGCTCCACTACTTCGCGAGCACCGCTTCTCTCCAGACCATCGAGGATCGTTTGGCCCAGGCCACTCGGGACGCCGAGGCCACCAAGACCACCGCGCTCAACCACGGCATGGCGTTCCTCGAAGCCAGCTCCGGTTCGAGCGGCGGCAGCACGCCGGTCGAGGCGACGCCGTATCTGGGCAATGCCATCAACGTCCTTTTCATCCGCGTGGACTTCTCGGACTTTCCGGGTGAGCCGGTGAGCAAGTCCGCGCTCGAGTCCACGCTTTCGATCGTCAACGGCTACGTCAACAGCTACTCGTATGGCCAAGCCTCGGTGGCCTACACCGTCACGCCGACCTACTACCGCATGCCGGCCACCGGCGCGTCCTACGCGACCGCGGGCAACAACGACGGGCTCATGTCGGCGGCCAAGACGCTCGCCACCAATGCCGGCTACAACCTGGCGAACTACAGCGTGGTGGCGGTCTATTTCCCGAGTCTCTCCGGGGTGGCGAATTCCCAGATCACCTATGGGGGCCTGGCGTCCGTGGGCGGGGGCAACCATTGGATCAACGGAGCCAACGATGCCTCCACGATCACCCACGAGTTCGGCCACAACTACGGCCTCTTCCACGCGAATTACTGGGACCCGGACCACGATTTCAGCGGCATCGCCGACTACAACGATCCGGCTGGCAACAGCTACGAATACGGCGACCTCACCGACACCATGGGCTACGAGGCGAATGGTGCGAACGGCTACTTCAATCCCTTCGAAACCCGCCGCCTGGAGTGGATGCCGTCGAACAAGGTGGTGGAGCCCACCGGCACCGGCACGTGGCGGATCAGCCGCTTCGACGACCCCAGCGCGCTTTCGAACCAGACCTTGGCGCTGCGCGTGCCGATGGGCGGGAGCCGCTACTACTGGGTGGGATTGCGCAAGCGCTACACCACCCCGACCAATTTCCTGAACGCAGCCTACGTGGTGGCGGAAGGACTTTACGCGGGGCGCTCGAACCTGATCGACATGACGCCGAATTCCTCGGGCAGCGCGACCAACGACCGTCGCGACGCGGGCCTCATCGTCGGAGCGTCCTACTACGACAGCTCGGCCGGGGTGAAATTCGAAACGCTGGCCTCGGGTGGCACGGCCCCCAACGAGTGGATCGACGTGAAGGTCACCTTCGATCCGCGCATCTCCATCGTGGACACCACGCCGGAGGTGGATGAGAAGGCGGGTACGGCACTGGTCACCGTGCGCCGCAGCTACGGGGCCACCGCCGCGGCGAGCGTGGGCTTCGCCACCGCCAACGGCACGGCCACCGCGGGTACCGACTACTATACGGCCAGTGGCACGCTGACTTGGGCGGCGGGCGACAATACGGACCGCGTCATCCGTGTGCCGATCCGTCCGGATGCCTCCAACGAAGGCCGTGAGACCTTCACCGTCCAGCTCAGTGGCGCCACCGGTGCCACGCTCGATGGGGCCGCCAGCACCGCGACGGTGACGATCGTCGACGCGGGCAAACAGCTCCTGAAGTTCGCGCCCGGCTTCTTCAACCTCAAGGCCACCACGAATGCGCCGCTGCCCGATGGCAAGGTGCTCATCGGCGGCTTGATCAGCCCGGCTTCCGGCGAATACCAGGACGTCCACAATTTCACCCGCCTCAATGCCGATGGCTCGGTGGACACCTCGTTCCTCACCGGCAGCGGGTTTGATGCGGAGGTGTTGAAGATCGTGGTGCAGCCGGATGGCAAGATCCTCGTGGGCGGCCTGTTCACCACCTACAACGGGGTGACGGCGAACCGTCTGGTGCGCCTGAATTCGAATGGCACGCTCGACACCGCGTTCATGACGGCGATGGGGGCCGGGCCGAGCGGAGGGGTGAATGTGAGGGCCTTGGCGGTGGAGAGCACGGGGGCGATCCTGGTGGGAGGAGACTTCAGCAGTTTCTCCGGGACATCTACGGAAGGTCTGATCCGGCTGACTTCCACGGGAGCGCCCGATACCGCCACACCTCTTACCCTGCCGTTCGCCACCTCGTGGAACTCCGCCGTGTATGACCTTATCGCTCAAGACGATGGCAAGATCATGGTGGCAGGCTCCTTCTACATTGGACCGGGTGCTCCCTATCGGCCAGGGGTCGCGCGATTGAATGCCAATGGCTCCCGCGACACGACTTTCGATCCGGGCGCTGGTCCGTATGGTGCGACAGTGACCACGCTCGGAACTGTGACCTGCATCGCCAGGCAGTCCGATGGAAAGTACGTCCTTGGCGGTATATTTTCCAACTACGATGGGCACCCGGTCTCCAACTTGGTCCGAACCAATGCGAACGGAACGTGGGATTCCTCCTTCAGTGGTCCGACGTTCAACAGCACCCCGCAGGATGTGGTGGCTCAGGGCTCGGGGGGCATCGTAGTGGGTGGCTGGTTCACCTCGCCGGCCAACTATCTGATTCGCCTGACGTCCACAGGAGCCACGGACTCCAGTTTCCTGTCGGGCACCGGTCCGGGAGGGTCGGTGTACTCGGTGGTGGAAGGGCCGGATGGCGCTTTGTTTGTCGGCGGCAACTTCTTCACCTACGATGGCGTGACCTCACGCCCGATCGTGAAGGTGGCGGGTGGCACCAGCCCGTATCAACTGTGGGCGATCTCCAGCTTCACCGCCGCCCAGTTCACCGCGGGCCTGACCGATCCGGAGGACGATACGGATGGCGATGGCGTCCGGAATGGCACCGAGTTCGCGCTCGGCACCAATCCGCGGGTGGGCGGCACCGTCGCGGCGGGAACCACCACGCTGGCCACCAGCGGGCCCAACCGCTACCTCCAACTGAGCCTAGATCGCAGCGCTTCGGTCGGCGGTCTTTGGGCGGTCGCGCAGTTCAGCAGTGACCTCGTGACCTGGGCCCCCGCGGCGCCGGTGCCGGGCAGCAATGCCACCTACGACGTGATCGAGGACACCGGGGCGAAGTTCACGGTCCGCGACAAGACCGCCGTCTCCAGCTCGGCGAAGCGCTTCGGCCGGATCGTGTTCAAGATGCCGCAGTGA
- a CDS encoding glycosyltransferase family 4 protein codes for MVPAGEMKVVQLLPELDSGGVERGTLELARHLVTAGHESTVISGGGRMVNSLEYEGSRHLSWPIGRKRLCTLMLVPKLRKWLEEEQPDILHLRSRVPAWVAYLAWRKMDPRTRPRLVTTVHGFNSVNRWSEIMTCGERVICVSDSIRQFVISHYPRARPDKLRVIHRGVDPMDYPHGWQPPEEWRKKFETDFPDTKGKKLVTLPGRITRLKGHEDFLKILATLNDPHVHGVIAGGAHPKKQAYLAEIKALADASGLRRQVTFTGNRSDLKNILAISDVVVSLTRQPESFGRTTLEALSLGVPVAGYDHGGVGEQLEELFPEGRIPPRDTTRAVEIVRGFLDRRPAVPSSHPFTLQRMLDQTVGVYQELLATPRV; via the coding sequence ATGGTACCCGCAGGCGAGATGAAGGTCGTCCAATTGCTACCCGAGCTGGACAGTGGCGGCGTCGAACGCGGCACGCTGGAACTGGCACGCCACCTCGTAACCGCGGGTCACGAGTCCACGGTGATTTCCGGCGGTGGCCGGATGGTGAACAGCCTCGAATACGAAGGCTCCCGGCACCTTTCCTGGCCGATCGGCCGGAAGCGCCTGTGCACCCTGATGCTGGTTCCGAAGCTCCGCAAATGGCTGGAAGAGGAACAACCGGACATCCTCCACCTGCGATCGCGGGTGCCCGCCTGGGTGGCCTACCTCGCGTGGCGGAAGATGGACCCACGGACCCGGCCCCGGCTGGTGACCACCGTGCATGGCTTCAATTCGGTGAACCGCTGGTCGGAGATCATGACCTGCGGCGAGCGCGTGATCTGCGTCTCGGACAGCATCCGGCAGTTCGTGATTTCCCACTACCCGCGGGCCAGACCCGACAAGCTGCGGGTGATCCACCGCGGCGTCGACCCGATGGACTACCCCCACGGCTGGCAGCCTCCCGAGGAGTGGCGGAAGAAATTCGAGACGGATTTCCCCGATACCAAGGGCAAGAAACTGGTGACCCTGCCGGGACGGATCACCCGGTTGAAAGGGCACGAGGATTTCCTCAAAATCCTGGCCACGCTCAATGATCCCCATGTCCACGGCGTGATCGCCGGGGGCGCGCATCCCAAAAAACAGGCCTACCTCGCGGAAATCAAGGCGCTGGCCGATGCTTCCGGACTCCGCCGCCAGGTGACCTTCACCGGCAACCGCTCTGACCTGAAAAACATCCTCGCGATCTCGGACGTGGTGGTTTCCCTCACCCGCCAACCGGAATCCTTCGGCCGCACCACCTTGGAGGCCCTGTCGCTGGGCGTGCCGGTGGCGGGCTACGACCACGGCGGTGTGGGCGAGCAATTGGAAGAGCTTTTCCCGGAAGGGCGGATTCCGCCGCGGGACACCACCAGGGCCGTGGAAATCGTCCGTGGATTCCTCGACCGGCGGCCCGCGGTTCCGTCTTCCCATCCCTTCACCCTGCAACGCATGCTGGACCAAACCGTCGGCGTGTATCAGGAACTCCTCGCCACCCCGCGGGTCTGA